A portion of the Moraxella ovis genome contains these proteins:
- a CDS encoding solute carrier family 23 protein yields the protein MRWFPKWQPYQGDINTQPVATNEYLPTFQSIMLGIQHVLAMFGATVLAPILMGFDANLAIMMSGVCTILFFVMTGGRVPSYLGSSFAFIGVVAAATAHATGSGANPNLGVALGGIIACGVLYAVIGFIVMGTGTKWIEKLMPPVVTGAVVMIIGLNLAPVTVSNVAGKTFELWMTLVTVLCMGMIAVFSRGFMQRLLLLFGLALAYMIYAVVANGLGFGTPIDFAKISEAAWFGMPSFTSPVFDANAMLIIAPVAFILVAENLGHIKAVGAMTGENLTPYLGRAFVADGVATALSAGVGGTGMTTYGENIGVMAVTRVYSTIIFVIAGAFAIFLGLSPKFGALIQTIPDPVLTGASIVVFGLITIAGAKIWIDNHVNFANNKNLMVAAVTIILGTGDFGLMIGSFNLGGIGTATFAAILLHWFLSLKEPKDTV from the coding sequence ATGAGATGGTTTCCAAAATGGCAGCCTTATCAAGGCGATATCAACACACAGCCTGTGGCGACAAATGAGTATTTGCCCACTTTCCAGAGCATCATGCTTGGCATTCAGCATGTGCTGGCGATGTTTGGGGCAACTGTACTTGCCCCCATTTTGATGGGTTTTGATGCCAATCTTGCCATCATGATGAGTGGGGTTTGTACCATTTTATTCTTTGTGATGACAGGTGGGCGAGTGCCAAGCTATTTGGGTTCGTCTTTTGCCTTTATTGGGGTGGTGGCAGCAGCGACTGCTCATGCCACAGGCTCTGGAGCAAATCCTAATCTTGGCGTGGCACTAGGCGGTATCATCGCCTGTGGTGTGCTGTATGCTGTGATCGGGTTCATCGTGATGGGTACGGGTACTAAGTGGATTGAGAAGCTCATGCCCCCTGTGGTGACGGGTGCGGTGGTGATGATCATTGGTCTAAACCTTGCACCTGTGACGGTATCAAATGTCGCAGGCAAGACGTTCGAGCTGTGGATGACCTTGGTGACCGTGCTGTGCATGGGGATGATTGCGGTGTTTAGCCGTGGCTTTATGCAGCGTCTGCTGCTGCTTTTTGGCTTGGCGTTGGCGTATATGATTTATGCAGTGGTGGCAAATGGCTTGGGATTTGGCACACCGATTGATTTTGCTAAGATCAGTGAGGCGGCTTGGTTTGGTATGCCCAGCTTTACCTCGCCTGTGTTTGATGCCAATGCGATGCTCATCATCGCCCCTGTGGCGTTCATCTTGGTCGCCGAAAACTTAGGTCACATCAAGGCGGTCGGTGCGATGACTGGTGAGAATCTAACGCCATATTTGGGTCGTGCGTTCGTCGCTGATGGCGTGGCGACAGCGTTGTCGGCAGGCGTGGGCGGTACTGGCATGACAACCTATGGCGAGAACATCGGGGTGATGGCGGTGACTCGTGTTTACTCTACGATCATCTTTGTGATCGCAGGGGCGTTTGCGATATTTTTGGGATTATCGCCAAAGTTTGGTGCTTTGATTCAGACCATTCCAGACCCTGTGCTGACTGGTGCGTCGATTGTGGTGTTTGGCTTAATTACCATTGCCGGGGCGAAGATTTGGATTGATAACCATGTTAATTTTGCCAACAATAAAAACCTGATGGTAGCGGCAGTGACCATCATCTTGGGCACGGGCGATTTTGGCTTGATGATTGGCAGCTTTAATCTAGGCGGTATCGGTACGGCGACGTTCGCGGCGATCTTGTTGCATTGGTTCTTAAGCTTAAAAGAGCCAAAAGATACGGTCTAA
- a CDS encoding ParB/RepB/Spo0J family partition protein, whose amino-acid sequence MQPISVRPSLVPGEYFIVAGERRYRAFQSLGEQFTDCIIKVNDAENATLALTENLSREDLIDYEVAKAILVVESKWDNKTMLAEYLGISRSILYRYLSYRKLPNSVLEMLDEDPTLLSAKTSEEVIKVAKDHGLQDDEFATS is encoded by the coding sequence CTGCAACCTATCAGTGTGCGCCCTTCTCTCGTTCCTGGGGAGTATTTCATTGTCGCAGGCGAGCGTCGCTACAGAGCCTTTCAAAGCCTTGGTGAGCAGTTTACTGACTGCATCATCAAAGTGAATGATGCTGAAAACGCAACTCTTGCGCTTACAGAAAATCTAAGTCGTGAAGATTTGATAGATTATGAGGTTGCAAAGGCGATTTTGGTCGTTGAAAGTAAATGGGATAACAAAACCATGCTGGCTGAATATCTTGGTATTTCAAGATCTATCTTATACCGCTACCTTTCATACAGAAAACTACCAAACTCTGTTTTGGAAATGCTTGATGAAGACCCAACCCTGCTTTCAGCTAAAACATCTGAAGAAGTTATTAAGGTGGCTAAAGACCACGGTCTTCAGGATGATGAATTTGCGACATCTTAA
- a CDS encoding cytochrome P450, protein MARFRPIAKELIDSLVSQLPKGQPVDIMAEFAKTYAVKLQNAFMGWGDETEARLNAWIEKNRKATLSQNRDEITSVALEFDSHIKAILDDKRTKRPDDVTFELMNDVVMLPQGKRVMSDEELVSLIRNWTVGELSTMSSAVGIIFEFFIHHPDVLTHLKANPQDIDNAVLEILRLHDPLITNRRRTTCPVTLHGIDIPKDAKITINWQSANRDPEAFHQADSFELHRSQANNLVYGHGIHVCPGKPLTQLELGLLVECLAEQVSKIRPASDDYFDHAIYPASGFSRLEVMLS, encoded by the coding sequence ATGGCGAGATTTCGCCCCATCGCCAAAGAACTGATTGACAGCTTAGTAAGCCAACTGCCCAAGGGTCAGCCCGTTGATATCATGGCAGAGTTTGCCAAAACTTATGCCGTCAAACTACAAAATGCCTTTATGGGCTGGGGCGATGAGACCGAAGCACGATTAAACGCATGGATTGAGAAAAACCGCAAAGCCACACTGAGCCAAAATCGGGATGAGATTACCAGTGTCGCCTTAGAATTTGACAGTCATATCAAGGCGATTTTGGATGACAAACGAACAAAACGCCCTGATGATGTGACCTTTGAACTGATGAACGACGTGGTCATGCTACCACAAGGCAAGCGAGTGATGAGCGATGAAGAGCTTGTCTCACTCATTCGTAACTGGACAGTGGGCGAGCTGTCCACCATGTCGTCAGCGGTCGGGATTATTTTTGAGTTTTTCATTCATCATCCTGATGTCTTAACTCATCTAAAAGCCAACCCCCAAGACATTGATAATGCCGTCCTAGAAATACTGCGTTTACACGACCCGCTCATCACCAACAGACGACGCACCACCTGCCCTGTCACTCTACATGGCATAGACATTCCCAAAGATGCCAAAATCACGATTAACTGGCAGTCTGCCAACCGTGACCCCGAAGCCTTTCATCAAGCGGACAGTTTTGAGCTACACCGAAGCCAGGCTAACAATCTGGTCTATGGACATGGCATTCATGTCTGCCCTGGTAAGCCATTGACACAGCTTGAACTGGGACTGTTGGTAGAATGCTTGGCAGAGCAGGTAAGTAAGATTCGCCCTGCGTCTGATGACTACTTTGACCATGCCATCTACCCTGCGTCAGGTTTTAGTCGCTTAGAAGTCATGCTAAGCTAA
- a CDS encoding alanine/glycine:cation symporter family protein, translating into MAQPTFVDGLHCAVNVFSAPLWDVLLWMLIAVGLFFTVVSGFAQFRLFGKSVKTMLSSREGHDEGQGISPFQAFATGLASRVGVGNIAGVAIAISIGGAGAVFWMWLIALIGMCSALAESSLAQLFKIKDETTGRFRGGPAYYIEQGLGQKWLGLVFALALIVCFGLVYQAIQSNTITLSIQSAMGCVGETDACQSDWLIYKHIIGAGLVILAAPIIFGGIARVSKIAEVIVPAMAFIYLLVSLFIIITNLGEIPSVIGLIFNEAFSFEAAGGGFFGSMVSVAMMQGIKRGLYSNEAGQGSAPNAAAAASVKHPVEQGMIQMLGVFVDTLIVCSCTAFVILLAATPENAADLSGVQLTQAALEGHVGAWGQYFLAFILFMFAFSTIIGNYAYAESNMQFLKNNPMVLTIFRILVLGFVYFGAVTKVAVVWDMGDLTMGIMTFINLIAIVLLSKYVFILVKDYTKQVKAGVAEPEFKLDDYPELKAKIKSDIW; encoded by the coding sequence ATGGCGCAGCCAACCTTTGTGGATGGGCTGCATTGTGCGGTAAATGTGTTTAGCGCGCCTTTGTGGGATGTGCTTTTGTGGATGCTCATTGCGGTGGGTTTGTTCTTTACTGTGGTGTCGGGATTTGCGCAGTTTAGATTGTTCGGTAAGAGCGTCAAGACGATGCTGTCGAGCCGTGAAGGTCATGATGAAGGGCAGGGCATCTCGCCATTTCAGGCGTTTGCGACCGGTCTTGCCAGTCGTGTCGGCGTGGGTAACATCGCTGGGGTAGCGATTGCCATCAGCATTGGCGGTGCAGGTGCGGTATTTTGGATGTGGCTGATCGCCTTGATCGGTATGTGCTCGGCATTGGCAGAGTCCAGCTTGGCTCAGTTATTCAAAATTAAAGACGAGACAACAGGGCGTTTCCGTGGCGGTCCTGCTTATTACATCGAGCAGGGGCTTGGTCAAAAATGGCTGGGTTTGGTGTTCGCGTTGGCACTCATCGTATGCTTTGGTCTTGTGTATCAAGCGATTCAATCGAACACCATCACGCTGTCGATTCAGTCAGCAATGGGCTGTGTGGGCGAGACGGATGCTTGCCAATCTGACTGGCTGATTTATAAGCACATCATTGGTGCAGGATTGGTAATTTTGGCAGCCCCCATCATCTTTGGTGGCATTGCCCGTGTCTCCAAGATTGCCGAGGTCATCGTGCCTGCCATGGCGTTCATTTACCTGCTGGTGTCTTTATTCATCATCATCACCAATCTTGGCGAGATTCCTAGCGTGATTGGGCTGATTTTTAATGAGGCTTTCAGCTTTGAGGCGGCTGGCGGTGGTTTTTTTGGCTCGATGGTGTCGGTGGCGATGATGCAAGGCATCAAGCGTGGTCTGTACTCCAATGAGGCAGGTCAAGGTTCAGCACCCAATGCAGCAGCGGCAGCAAGTGTGAAGCACCCAGTAGAGCAAGGGATGATTCAGATGCTTGGGGTGTTTGTGGACACATTGATTGTCTGTTCTTGCACCGCTTTTGTGATTTTGCTGGCTGCCACCCCAGAAAACGCCGCCGACTTGTCTGGTGTACAGCTGACACAGGCGGCACTTGAAGGTCATGTGGGTGCTTGGGGTCAGTATTTCTTGGCATTCATCTTATTCATGTTTGCATTTTCAACCATCATTGGCAACTATGCTTATGCAGAATCGAACATGCAGTTTTTGAAAAACAACCCAATGGTGCTGACGATTTTCCGTATTTTGGTGCTGGGCTTTGTGTATTTTGGAGCGGTAACCAAAGTAGCGGTCGTATGGGACATGGGTGATTTGACGATGGGCATCATGACTTTCATTAACTTAATTGCCATCGTTCTGCTGTCAAAATATGTCTTTATCCTGGTCAAAGATTACACCAAACAAGTTAAGGCGGGTGTCGCTGAGCCTGAGTTTAAGCTTGATGATTATCCAGAATTGAAGGCGAAAATTAAGTCTGATATCTGGTAA
- a CDS encoding transferrin-binding protein-like solute binding protein, protein MPTTGTATYKGNGVHFANGNANNVRANFNVDYGNKKLTGTVGDTALTGAITGNTFSGTNKGISTKGQFYGANAAELGGTYRNADGSIAGAYGAKK, encoded by the coding sequence ATGCCAACCACAGGCACCGCCACCTATAAGGGTAACGGCGTTCATTTTGCCAATGGCAACGCCAACAATGTCAGAGCCAATTTCAATGTTGACTACGGCAACAAGAAACTGACTGGCACAGTCGGCGATACCGCCCTAACTGGTGCCATTACTGGTAACACCTTCTCGGGCACAAATAAAGGCATCAGCACCAAAGGTCAATTCTATGGTGCGAATGCAGCTGAGCTTGGTGGCACCTATCGTAATGCTGATGGCAGCATCGCAGGTGCGTACGGTGCAAAAAAATAA
- a CDS encoding OmpA family protein: MKSLNKIALAVGSFALLTLTGCATIGNQSPATEKEVTFPAIEKAVFSSNNYKGSWPNWSNVAQVEHGMTKDQLYALLSYPHYREGLYGAREWNYIFNYRTAENEHRQCQYQIHFDKNMTTQAMYWSSPECEKQVKNITKPTQQVINNIIQQMPEAKPVETLALSADALFAFDKFSLSDVNPQGRQELANLVQRLKHYEQTGKISVYIVGHTDRFGGEAYNMNLSKKRADSIAAYLLSSGIKPANLHTLGAGEHMPVKECSISGTKQQQIDCLQPNRRVEVQIYVAQ, encoded by the coding sequence ATGAAATCATTAAATAAAATCGCACTTGCAGTTGGTTCTTTTGCCCTGCTTACATTAACTGGTTGTGCAACTATCGGCAATCAGTCGCCTGCAACAGAAAAAGAAGTAACATTCCCAGCTATCGAAAAAGCAGTATTCTCGAGCAACAACTACAAAGGCTCATGGCCTAATTGGAGTAACGTGGCTCAAGTAGAACATGGCATGACAAAAGATCAGCTGTACGCACTACTATCATACCCTCATTACCGTGAAGGTCTTTACGGTGCGCGTGAATGGAATTATATTTTCAACTACCGTACCGCGGAAAATGAACACCGTCAATGTCAATATCAAATCCATTTTGATAAAAACATGACAACCCAAGCTATGTACTGGTCTTCGCCAGAATGCGAAAAGCAAGTAAAAAATATTACCAAGCCTACTCAACAAGTCATTAACAACATTATACAGCAAATGCCTGAAGCAAAACCTGTTGAAACCCTTGCGCTATCAGCAGACGCATTGTTCGCTTTTGATAAGTTTAGTTTAAGTGATGTAAATCCGCAAGGTCGCCAAGAATTAGCAAATCTTGTTCAAAGATTGAAGCACTATGAGCAAACTGGTAAGATTTCTGTTTATATTGTTGGTCACACCGATAGATTTGGTGGTGAAGCGTATAACATGAACTTATCTAAAAAACGTGCTGACAGCATCGCTGCTTATCTACTATCTAGTGGCATTAAACCAGCAAACCTACACACTTTAGGTGCAGGTGAGCATATGCCAGTTAAAGAATGCTCAATCAGTGGTACAAAGCAACAGCAAATTGACTGCCTACAACCTAACCGTCGGGTAGAAGTTCAAATCTACGTTGCGCAGTAA
- a CDS encoding FKBP-type peptidyl-prolyl cis-trans isomerase, which produces MNILPNEEIRITDGSTVSLHFEVSLPNGTVIDSTFGRDKPVTLTIGDESLLAGFEQVLINLKAGDTRTAHLPPDQAFGEWNGENVQSFARAKFSLSEPDPVVGMMMEFHDKGKNSLVGVINEVNDDEVKVDFNHPLAGQEVLFKVKIFKVTPKGESGLKFV; this is translated from the coding sequence ATGAACATTTTACCCAATGAAGAGATTCGCATCACAGATGGCAGTACCGTCAGCCTGCATTTTGAGGTTAGCCTGCCTAATGGTACGGTCATCGATTCAACCTTTGGGCGTGATAAGCCTGTGACATTAACCATTGGCGATGAAAGCTTATTGGCAGGATTCGAGCAGGTACTCATCAACCTAAAAGCAGGTGATACCCGCACCGCTCATCTACCACCCGATCAGGCTTTTGGCGAATGGAATGGCGAGAATGTACAGAGTTTTGCTCGTGCCAAGTTTTCCTTATCCGAGCCAGATCCTGTGGTGGGCATGATGATGGAGTTTCACGATAAGGGCAAAAACTCACTGGTTGGTGTCATCAACGAGGTGAATGATGATGAGGTCAAAGTTGACTTTAATCACCCCTTGGCAGGTCAAGAGGTGCTTTTTAAGGTAAAAATCTTCAAAGTCACGCCAAAAGGTGAGAGCGGACTAAAGTTCGTTTAG
- the ileS gene encoding isoleucine--tRNA ligase — protein MTDQKDYKNTLNLADTPFPMRADLAKREPKWLDEWENDALYKQVRQAKQGLPKYILHDGPPYANGQIHLGHAVNKVLKDIITKSKNLSGYDAVYVPGWDCHGLPIEQKVEQQVGKVGQKVNATEFRKLCREYATSQIELQKADFKRLGVLGDWDKPYLTMNFKQEANIVRALGKIYDNGHIVRGMKPVNWCLDCGSALAEAEVEYQDKTSDAIFVGFELTDIKGIALNEPAFAVIWTTTPWTLPANQAISINPHENYSFIKTAKGVLLLASELVENVLTELELDNLGEIATVKGDALEHSLAQHPLISNRQVPLILGEHVTTDSGTGLVHTAPAHGVDDYVVGSKYNLPVENPVGDTGVYLDNAKVFVGEHIYKAQPKIIEALESTGNLLKHSKIRHSYPHCWRHKTPIIFRATPQWFISMEKGGLRQKALDDIKNVTWTPSWGQNRIEAMVEGRPDWCISRQRTWGVPIAFFTHKETDELHPQTSELIEKVAKVIEQDGIEAWFDANASDFLGDDAKDYNKVTDTLDVWFDSGTTHFAVLDQDGSLTNPADMYLEGSDQHRGWFQTSLLTSEAIYGRAPFKQVLTHGFVVDEKGHKMSKSLGNIIEPQKEIDKTGADMLRLWIASADYRYEMSAGQKVFAGAVDNYRRIRNTLRFLLANTSDFNPATDSITLDELVSLDKFILHLAKDTQDTIVKSYNDMDFHQVVQAISMFCSQSLGGFYLDIIKDRTYTTKADGKPRRSAQTALYHIAQAVVRWIAPILPFTAQEAWGFIRSDDAHKYVFADEWYELPTPAMTDITADDWKAILDAKDLVNKAIEEARGDKIISSNLTAKAAITANDATYNALAKLGDEARFVFITSDATITQGEGFGVVITPADGRKCTRCWHIRTDVGTHTNHPELCGRCISNVDGNGETRQYA, from the coding sequence ATGACCGACCAAAAAGACTACAAAAACACCCTAAACCTTGCTGACACCCCTTTTCCCATGCGCGCCGATCTCGCCAAACGCGAACCAAAATGGCTGGACGAATGGGAAAATGACGCACTATATAAACAAGTTCGCCAAGCTAAGCAAGGCCTGCCTAAATACATCCTACATGATGGCCCTCCATACGCCAACGGTCAGATTCACCTAGGGCATGCGGTCAATAAGGTCCTAAAAGACATCATCACCAAATCAAAAAACCTATCTGGCTATGATGCCGTGTATGTACCTGGCTGGGATTGCCACGGTCTGCCAATCGAACAAAAAGTAGAACAACAAGTCGGTAAAGTCGGTCAAAAGGTAAACGCCACTGAATTTCGTAAGCTGTGCCGAGAATATGCCACCAGCCAAATCGAACTTCAAAAAGCAGATTTTAAACGCTTGGGCGTGCTTGGCGACTGGGATAAACCTTATCTCACCATGAATTTCAAGCAAGAAGCCAACATCGTACGAGCTCTGGGCAAGATCTACGATAATGGTCACATTGTGCGTGGCATGAAGCCTGTGAACTGGTGCCTAGACTGCGGTTCTGCACTGGCTGAAGCCGAGGTAGAATATCAAGACAAGACGTCTGATGCGATTTTTGTGGGTTTTGAATTGACCGACATCAAAGGTATTGCCCTTAATGAGCCGGCATTTGCTGTTATCTGGACCACCACGCCTTGGACACTGCCTGCCAACCAAGCCATCTCCATCAATCCGCACGAGAATTATAGCTTCATCAAGACCGCTAAGGGCGTTCTACTACTAGCCAGTGAACTTGTGGAGAATGTACTAACAGAGCTTGAGCTTGATAACCTAGGCGAGATTGCCACCGTTAAAGGCGATGCGCTGGAGCACAGCCTTGCTCAGCATCCGCTCATCAGCAATCGTCAAGTGCCGCTCATCCTAGGCGAACATGTCACCACCGACAGCGGTACAGGTCTTGTGCATACTGCCCCCGCCCACGGTGTGGATGACTATGTCGTCGGTAGCAAATACAACTTACCAGTTGAAAATCCCGTCGGCGATACCGGCGTATATCTGGACAACGCCAAAGTATTCGTTGGCGAGCACATTTATAAAGCTCAGCCAAAAATCATCGAAGCCCTAGAAAGCACCGGCAATCTGCTCAAGCACAGCAAAATCCGCCACAGCTATCCACATTGCTGGCGACACAAAACGCCAATCATCTTCCGTGCGACCCCGCAATGGTTCATCAGCATGGAAAAAGGCGGACTGCGCCAAAAAGCCCTAGACGACATCAAAAACGTCACTTGGACACCATCATGGGGTCAAAACCGCATCGAAGCCATGGTTGAAGGTCGTCCTGACTGGTGTATCAGCCGTCAACGAACTTGGGGTGTGCCGATTGCATTCTTCACCCACAAAGAAACCGACGAACTACACCCACAGACGTCAGAATTAATCGAGAAAGTCGCCAAAGTCATCGAGCAAGACGGCATTGAAGCATGGTTTGATGCAAATGCCAGCGACTTTCTGGGCGATGATGCCAAAGATTATAACAAAGTTACGGACACGCTTGATGTCTGGTTCGACTCAGGGACGACGCATTTTGCAGTGCTTGACCAAGACGGCAGCCTAACTAACCCTGCTGATATGTACCTAGAAGGCTCAGATCAGCATCGTGGCTGGTTCCAGACATCGCTACTGACCAGTGAAGCGATCTACGGCCGCGCACCATTTAAGCAGGTGCTGACACACGGTTTCGTCGTGGACGAAAAAGGCCACAAGATGAGTAAATCTCTTGGTAACATCATCGAACCACAAAAAGAGATCGACAAGACAGGTGCGGACATGCTTCGCCTATGGATCGCTTCTGCCGACTATCGCTATGAGATGAGCGCAGGTCAGAAGGTATTCGCAGGCGCGGTTGATAATTATCGCCGTATTCGTAACACACTTCGCTTCTTACTTGCCAACACCAGCGATTTTAACCCTGCGACTGACAGCATTACATTAGATGAATTGGTCAGCCTTGATAAATTTATCTTACACCTAGCCAAGGACACCCAAGACACCATCGTTAAGTCTTATAACGACATGGATTTCCACCAAGTCGTCCAAGCGATATCGATGTTCTGCTCGCAAAGCCTTGGCGGATTCTACCTTGACATCATCAAAGATAGAACCTACACCACCAAGGCAGACGGAAAGCCAAGACGCTCCGCTCAGACCGCCCTATATCACATCGCTCAAGCGGTGGTGCGTTGGATCGCTCCGATTCTGCCATTTACCGCCCAAGAAGCATGGGGCTTTATCCGCAGCGATGATGCGCACAAATACGTCTTTGCTGATGAATGGTATGAACTACCAACACCTGCCATGACTGACATCACTGCCGATGACTGGAAGGCGATTTTAGATGCCAAAGATTTGGTGAATAAAGCCATCGAAGAAGCTCGCGGCGACAAAATCATCAGCTCTAACCTAACCGCCAAAGCAGCAATCACTGCAAATGATGCAACCTATAACGCCCTTGCCAAGCTAGGCGATGAAGCTCGTTTTGTATTCATCACCAGTGATGCCACCATTACCCAAGGCGAAGGCTTTGGCGTTGTGATTACGCCTGCCGATGGTCGAAAATGCACCCGATGCTGGCACATCCGCACAGATGTGGGCACTCACACCAACCATCCAGAGCTGTGCGGACGCTGTATCAGCAATGTTGATGGCAATGGGGAGACTCGCCAATATGCCTAA
- a CDS encoding surface lipoprotein assembly modifier, which yields MNRPLFITSLVVCLLPSFVLANTPKDEPSFTHRSLIHSTSANEPATVDMLQLTEKELLADITLFNEVISQAVDRNDVNGLQILLPVYATVSDKDEILYLYAQAVIQEQQDIRQAIHHYQQILHQNPELTPIRVRLILAYLANHQIRLAQDEFSIAKQDDNLPSNVLNSLTQQFKELNQTKTRFAMRYLDDDNVNNAPSISQYQDWQLPKAESAHGIGYSANISKNHYLKDHLSLEVGASVHGKYYWDNKAYNDVIAEISPSLSYQSFDEQFGLGIYQQVRHFGNNPYSTTQGLRLSAHKLIGSSHRGGIEIDIANKKHKTRTFLDGTSHMATLSLNHRSSPYYYLGIHFIKDDVNDMSESHQQGTIFAGLDKLWGNIGTGHQISVGRRSYQDIDFFGIKRDDLRYQTEHRIWHQKLAYKGYYPSLHLRFERIDSNHFAHDTKNTQLFLSINRKF from the coding sequence ATGAATCGCCCATTATTTATCACAAGCTTGGTAGTATGTTTATTACCAAGCTTTGTGCTTGCCAATACACCAAAAGATGAACCGTCCTTTACCCATCGCTCATTGATACACAGCACCAGCGCCAACGAACCTGCCACCGTTGACATGCTACAGCTGACCGAAAAAGAGCTTTTGGCAGACATCACGCTATTTAATGAAGTCATTAGCCAAGCCGTCGACAGAAATGATGTAAATGGCTTACAGATTCTGCTGCCTGTTTATGCAACCGTGAGCGACAAAGATGAAATTTTGTATCTATACGCCCAAGCGGTCATACAAGAACAACAAGACATCAGGCAAGCAATTCATCATTATCAACAAATTCTACACCAAAACCCAGAGCTCACCCCCATACGGGTACGGCTTATTTTGGCATACCTTGCCAACCACCAGATTCGTCTTGCCCAAGATGAATTTAGCATTGCTAAACAAGATGACAACCTACCTAGCAATGTACTGAACAGCTTAACTCAACAATTCAAAGAGCTAAACCAAACCAAGACGCGTTTTGCCATGCGTTATTTGGATGATGACAATGTCAATAACGCCCCAAGTATCAGCCAATACCAAGACTGGCAACTGCCCAAAGCAGAATCCGCCCACGGCATAGGCTATAGCGCCAATATCTCAAAGAATCATTACCTAAAAGACCATCTGTCCTTAGAAGTGGGCGCATCTGTTCATGGTAAATATTATTGGGATAATAAAGCATATAACGATGTCATTGCCGAGATTTCACCAAGCTTATCTTATCAAAGTTTTGACGAACAATTTGGTCTTGGCATTTATCAGCAGGTGCGCCACTTTGGTAACAACCCTTATTCAACAACCCAAGGGCTAAGATTATCCGCCCATAAACTCATTGGGTCTAGCCATCGAGGCGGTATTGAAATCGACATCGCCAATAAAAAACACAAAACAAGGACATTTTTAGACGGCACAAGCCACATGGCAACTCTAAGCCTCAATCACCGCAGCAGTCCTTATTATTATCTTGGCATTCATTTCATCAAAGACGATGTCAATGACATGAGCGAAAGCCATCAACAAGGCACGATATTTGCAGGTCTGGATAAACTATGGGGAAATATTGGCACAGGTCATCAAATCAGCGTGGGTAGACGCAGTTATCAAGACATAGATTTCTTTGGCATCAAAAGAGATGATTTGCGCTACCAAACCGAACACCGCATTTGGCATCAAAAACTGGCTTATAAAGGTTATTATCCAAGCCTGCATTTACGATTTGAGCGTATTGACAGCAATCACTTTGCCCACGACACAAAAAATACACAGCTTTTTTTATCAATCAATCGTAAATTTTAG
- the lspA gene encoding signal peptidase II, with amino-acid sequence MLMAMGRLANMPNTTPSNQANGKGAMKFYLIALAMLILDQLTKYYFNSTFELHETVDVIPPFLNWTLAYNYGAAFSFLANAGGWQKYFFAILGLAVSIFIISYLRQIPKNATLLAWGLALVLGGAIGNVIDRFLHGYVIDFIHVHYANVWHYPIFNIADVGICVGMVLVVIDMLFLEKKRQKNH; translated from the coding sequence ATGTTGATGGCAATGGGGAGACTCGCCAATATGCCTAATACCACGCCTAGCAACCAAGCCAATGGCAAAGGCGCAATGAAGTTTTACTTGATTGCGCTTGCTATGCTCATTCTCGACCAGCTAACCAAATATTATTTTAACAGCACATTTGAGTTACACGAGACGGTGGATGTCATACCGCCATTTTTAAACTGGACGCTTGCTTATAATTATGGAGCAGCATTTAGCTTCTTGGCAAATGCGGGCGGCTGGCAGAAATATTTCTTTGCCATTCTAGGTTTGGCCGTGTCGATATTCATCATAAGCTATCTGCGCCAAATTCCCAAAAATGCCACACTCTTAGCATGGGGCCTGGCTTTGGTACTTGGTGGTGCGATTGGCAATGTGATTGATCGTTTCTTGCATGGCTATGTCATTGATTTCATTCATGTACATTATGCCAATGTGTGGCACTATCCCATCTTTAACATTGCTGATGTCGGCATCTGTGTCGGTATGGTATTGGTAGTTATTGATATGCTGTTTTTGGAGAAAAAACGACAAAAAAATCATTAA